The DNA sequence ACATGAAGCAGGCGCCATTGGTAAAATCGACGATGACGCGGGCGGATGCCGCTTCGAAACGCACGGAGACCGGAATAGGGCGTTCCACACGTTCCTGCTGCCAGCGCTCCTTGGCGGCGGCAAGTTCGGCATCGCTGACGTCAACCATGATATCGTCTCCAGGTTTGCATAAACAGCATCCGGTTCTCCTCGATCACTGTAACGGCACGTCGTACATCCCGGTCCGACATGCCGCCCTGCGTGAGAACGGTGAGGCTGACGAGGTCGATGCGGGCTTCACCCTCTCCGTAGACATGCGCATGCGGCGGCTCGTGATCGGCCGTATAGATGACAAAACGCATGCCATGCTGTCGCAGAACCGTGACCATGAAAACCATAACCCAACAAGCCGGGTTTTTAAAGAGCTTTGGCTGAATAGCTGCTTTTTGAAAGCTGTTTCAGCAGCATGCATTCCCCAGTTGAATCAGAAAGGCAAGCGCGATGGCAGGCGAAGGATCGATTGCGGAGAACCGCGAGGAGGCTGAGGCGCTTGCGGATGTGATGGGCGATCTAGAAAAGCGCTCCGAGCGGTTCGGGGCGGCTTTGACCAGCGCCCTGCAGGCGGCAACGA is a window from the Agrobacterium tumefaciens genome containing:
- a CDS encoding DUF4160 domain-containing protein; the protein is MVTVLRQHGMRFVIYTADHEPPHAHVYGEGEARIDLVSLTVLTQGGMSDRDVRRAVTVIEENRMLFMQTWRRYHG